Proteins from one Procambarus clarkii isolate CNS0578487 chromosome 8, FALCON_Pclarkii_2.0, whole genome shotgun sequence genomic window:
- the LOC123759709 gene encoding uncharacterized protein isoform X1: MPRYAYQKPASRVYSYSYIPSYDTELTHSLDSKLKAIEEETARVSPAPEESPKTFPTDESIYTKRASSVPPLSRIPDYVSYDILPLTAAEYPLITARAPLTYQKTIYFPRRHHYVDEVKQPGYQPIWMKHPYRLPVEDIKVPPHESSIWPEGVPHFNLVSSYDLMIDYLGLRRPCLLC; this comes from the exons ATGCCTCGCTACGCCTACCAGAAGCCCGCCTCAAGGGTCTACAGCTACAGCTACATCCCAAGCTACGACACGGAACTAACTCACTCCCTCGACAGTAAACTGAAGGCTATTGAAGAGGAAACTGCCCGCGTCTCCCCAGCCCCAGAGGAG AGCCCTAAAACATTCCCCACGGACGAAAGCATCTACACCAAGCGAGCAAGCAGCGTTCCCCCTCTCTCAAGGATCCCGGACTACGTCTCCTACGATATTCTGCCACTTACGGCAGCAGAATATCCACTGATCACCGCTAGAGCCCCGCTGACGTACCAGAAGACCATCTACTTCCCTCGCCGCCACCATTATGTGGACGAG GTGAAGCAACCGGGATACCAGCCCATATGGATGAAACACCCGTACCGTCTGCCCGTCGAGGACATCAAGGTCCCTCCCCACGAGAGCTCCATCTGGCCCGAAGGCGTCCCTCACTTCAATCTCGTGTCTTCGTATGACCTCATGATTGACTATCTGGGCCTACGAAGGCCTTGTCTTCTCTGTTGA
- the LOC123759709 gene encoding uncharacterized protein isoform X2: protein MPRYAYQKPASRVYSYSYIPSYDTELTHSLDSKLKAIEEETARVSPAPEESPKTFPTDESIYTKRASSVPPLSRIPDYVSYDILPLTAAEYPLITARAPLTYQKTIYFPRRHHYVDELRRLDPIWYRHPWDWDCIWIPPHETTVVPHFGVGGAYDLILRYLRMKPRGYYIFPH, encoded by the exons ATGCCTCGCTACGCCTACCAGAAGCCCGCCTCAAGGGTCTACAGCTACAGCTACATCCCAAGCTACGACACGGAACTAACTCACTCCCTCGACAGTAAACTGAAGGCTATTGAAGAGGAAACTGCCCGCGTCTCCCCAGCCCCAGAGGAG AGCCCTAAAACATTCCCCACGGACGAAAGCATCTACACCAAGCGAGCAAGCAGCGTTCCCCCTCTCTCAAGGATCCCGGACTACGTCTCCTACGATATTCTGCCACTTACGGCAGCAGAATATCCACTGATCACCGCTAGAGCCCCGCTGACGTACCAGAAGACCATCTACTTCCCTCGCCGCCACCATTATGTGGACGAG CTAAGGAGGCTGGACCCCATCTGGTACCGCCACCCGTGGGACTGGGATTGCATCTGGATTCCACCCCACGAGACCACGGTGGTCCCTCATTTCGGCGTGGGTGGAGCTTACGATCTCATTCTACGCTACCTACGCATGAAACCCCGCGGATATTATATTTTCCCTCATTAA